In Halapricum desulfuricans, a single window of DNA contains:
- a CDS encoding IS630 family transposase: MIPSCWGFFDEAWPQPFENSQRLWSFDRTVTIAKPLVTFPWRSIGFYALTGQSVITFKKRLVKETIVEALEEIREQNPRGRILLVADNYGSHHAKLTQQRADELGIEFVFIPPYSPTLNAIEPLWKDLKRDISPEIFDDKDNFREFLTETFHRLSQQVSFASDWIETFLPDVQKLR, encoded by the coding sequence ATGATCCCGTCGTGTTGGGGTTTTTTCGATGAAGCGTGGCCTCAACCGTTCGAGAATTCACAGCGACTCTGGTCGTTTGATCGGACGGTCACGATCGCAAAACCGCTAGTGACGTTTCCATGGCGGTCGATCGGTTTCTACGCGCTGACTGGTCAAAGTGTGATTACGTTCAAAAAGCGGTTAGTCAAAGAGACAATCGTCGAGGCGTTAGAGGAGATCCGCGAGCAGAATCCGCGGGGCCGGATTCTGCTCGTGGCCGATAACTACGGCTCTCACCATGCGAAACTCACACAGCAACGGGCCGACGAACTCGGCATCGAGTTCGTCTTCATTCCGCCGTATTCACCGACATTGAACGCAATCGAACCGCTCTGGAAAGACCTCAAACGAGATATCTCTCCTGAAATCTTCGATGACAAAGACAACTTTCGAGAGTTCCTCACCGAGACATTCCACCGGTTGAGTCAGCAGGTCAGCTTCGCTAGTGATTGGATCGA
- a CDS encoding IS630 family transposase, which translates to MSEEELEQAIEDAQSADETRLVRRLCFIKNLYQGDTRKQAGRRVGISRSTTRRWARAWNDDGVEGLRPRFGGGRPPKLTPTQFDELCGILEEDQPWTPQAIHALIEDRYDVTYHPAHLSRKLRAAGMNYAKPRPMDPRSPADADEILAERLTEALGEDDHDTEEDDPVVLGFFR; encoded by the coding sequence TTGTCGGAAGAAGAGCTCGAGCAGGCTATCGAAGATGCACAGTCGGCGGACGAGACCCGTCTCGTCCGGCGGCTGTGTTTCATCAAGAATCTCTATCAGGGCGATACCCGCAAGCAGGCGGGCCGACGCGTCGGAATCTCCCGATCTACGACGCGTCGATGGGCTCGCGCGTGGAATGATGACGGTGTAGAGGGACTCCGCCCGCGCTTCGGCGGCGGCCGGCCGCCGAAGCTCACTCCCACGCAGTTCGATGAACTCTGTGGTATCCTCGAAGAGGATCAACCCTGGACACCGCAAGCCATTCACGCCCTAATCGAAGACCGCTACGATGTCACCTACCACCCGGCGCATCTCAGCCGGAAACTTCGTGCCGCGGGCATGAACTACGCCAAGCCGCGGCCGATGGATCCGCGTAGTCCGGCTGACGCAGATGAGATTCTCGCCGAGCGCCTGACTGAGGCGCTCGGCGAGGACGACCACGATACCGAGGAGGATGATCCCGTCGTGTTGGGGTTTTTTCGATGA
- the glpA gene encoding anaerobic glycerol-3-phosphate dehydrogenase subunit GlpA has translation MSEPSTIVIGGGATGVGIARDLAMRGVDVTLLEKGNLTHGTSGRMHGMLHSGGRYAVTDQHSAEDCMTENRILRDIASHCVEMTGGLFVQMPEDDDEYFQQKLEGCRECGIPVEVLSAEEVLEMEPYLSEDLERAIQVPDGAIDPFRLCVANAVSAENHGARIETHSEVTDLLVEDGEVVGVEVEHKSGAGSRVHGAAGETEEIYADHVVNAAGAWAGEIGAMADLDVEVIPAKGVMTIMNVRQVDMVINRCKPRGNADIIVPHETTAILGTTDEEVEDPEDFPEEKSEVDFLIEEMSKMAPILEDARTLRSYWGVRPLYEPPGTGTEETEQITRNYFVLDHDDRDDTPGLTTVVGGKFVTYRKMAEDCADHVCGRLGVDAECRTADEPLPGSEDGAILSDAMDRYGLRSPLARRNKQRLGSRYDDVLSGGDPNPVVCDCEGVTRAEIQDAIESAGTDLNSVRQQTRASMGTCQGGTCAHRLAAELHPEYDEEAARAALEELYQERWKGQRHALWGEQLDQATLNHALHASTMNRDRDPTDVSVDFESFDAGRAVADGGDSDGN, from the coding sequence ATGAGTGAACCATCGACGATCGTCATCGGAGGCGGTGCGACCGGCGTCGGGATCGCGCGCGACCTCGCGATGCGCGGGGTCGACGTGACCCTTCTGGAGAAGGGGAATCTGACCCACGGGACATCCGGCCGGATGCACGGGATGCTCCACAGCGGTGGCCGGTACGCCGTCACCGACCAGCACAGCGCGGAAGACTGCATGACAGAGAACCGTATTCTCCGGGATATCGCTTCCCACTGCGTCGAGATGACCGGCGGGCTGTTCGTCCAGATGCCCGAGGACGACGACGAATACTTCCAGCAGAAACTGGAGGGATGTCGCGAGTGTGGCATCCCCGTCGAGGTGCTGTCCGCCGAGGAGGTCCTGGAGATGGAGCCGTATCTCTCGGAGGACCTCGAACGGGCGATACAGGTGCCCGACGGGGCGATCGACCCCTTCCGGCTCTGTGTCGCAAACGCCGTCAGCGCGGAGAACCACGGGGCACGGATCGAGACCCACTCCGAGGTGACCGACCTCCTCGTCGAGGACGGCGAGGTCGTCGGCGTCGAGGTCGAACACAAGTCAGGGGCGGGGAGTCGCGTCCACGGCGCTGCCGGCGAAACCGAGGAGATCTACGCTGACCACGTCGTCAACGCTGCGGGAGCATGGGCCGGGGAGATCGGTGCGATGGCCGACCTCGACGTCGAGGTCATCCCGGCGAAAGGCGTCATGACCATCATGAACGTCCGGCAGGTCGACATGGTGATCAACCGTTGCAAGCCGCGTGGCAACGCGGACATCATCGTCCCCCACGAAACGACGGCCATCCTCGGGACGACCGACGAGGAGGTCGAAGACCCCGAGGACTTCCCGGAGGAGAAATCGGAGGTGGACTTCCTCATCGAGGAGATGTCGAAGATGGCGCCGATCCTCGAGGACGCCCGGACCCTGCGATCGTACTGGGGCGTGCGACCGCTGTACGAACCGCCGGGGACGGGCACCGAGGAGACCGAACAGATCACGCGGAACTACTTCGTGCTCGACCACGACGATCGGGACGACACGCCCGGCCTGACGACCGTCGTCGGCGGGAAGTTCGTCACTTACCGGAAGATGGCCGAGGACTGTGCCGATCACGTCTGTGGCCGGCTGGGCGTCGACGCCGAATGCCGGACTGCCGACGAACCGCTCCCGGGCAGCGAGGACGGTGCGATACTGAGCGACGCGATGGACCGCTACGGGCTGCGATCGCCGCTGGCCCGACGCAACAAACAGCGACTCGGAAGCCGCTACGACGACGTGCTCTCGGGCGGGGATCCCAACCCCGTCGTCTGTGATTGTGAGGGCGTGACCCGTGCCGAGATCCAGGACGCGATCGAGAGCGCCGGGACTGACCTCAACTCGGTACGCCAGCAGACCCGCGCGTCGATGGGGACCTGTCAGGGCGGGACCTGTGCACACCGGCTGGCGGCCGAGCTCCACCCCGAGTACGACGAGGAGGCGGCCCGGGCCGCACTCGAAGAACTGTACCAGGAGCGCTGGAAGGGCCAGCGCCACGCCCTCTGGGGCGAGCAACTGGACCAGGCGACGCTCAACCACGCGCTGCACGCGAGCACGATGAACCGCGATCGCGACCCCACAGACGTCAGCGTCGACTTCGAGTCGTTCGACGCTGGTCGTGCCGTGGCCGACGGGGGTGACTCCGATGGCAATTGA
- the glpB gene encoding glycerol-3-phosphate dehydrogenase subunit GlpB, producing the protein MAIEDDVLVIGGGIAGLSSAIAAAETGARTRLITHKQSTLGNASGLVDVLGYAPDDDTPRADPYDAIAQLPAEHPYSKVGADAVREGLALFDDAVGDRYRGSHSAANALVPTHAGSVKPTARYPRSTAPGLVSDDRDMLLVGIDSVTGFDAPMAADHLSAVGVPFDVRGETVRFPKSFPQDADVTRYARALDRDESVDDGTVREVLADRVEAVLEDERRVGFPAMLGDSRHEAVRTELQDRLGVDVFEVPTGPPSLPGLRLEDALYDAAEDAGVRITSGNPIVDFDADGGRVQQVLMDRLGSEVAYEAQQYVLATGGPVGGGIESDRDVVEESIFGLPVEHPEDRYEWFDDDVWGDHAYTEFGVSVDDDLRPVAGEEVQFENLRAAGNVIGGYDFATEKSGCGVSLATGYVAGSEAGELT; encoded by the coding sequence ATGGCAATTGAAGACGACGTGCTGGTGATCGGCGGCGGCATCGCGGGGCTGTCGAGCGCCATCGCGGCCGCGGAGACGGGCGCACGCACGCGTCTGATCACCCACAAACAGAGTACGCTCGGGAACGCAAGCGGGCTGGTCGACGTGCTCGGCTACGCGCCGGACGACGATACGCCCCGTGCCGATCCCTACGACGCGATCGCGCAACTCCCCGCCGAGCATCCCTACAGCAAGGTCGGGGCCGACGCTGTCCGCGAGGGGCTGGCGCTGTTCGACGACGCCGTCGGGGACCGCTACCGCGGGAGCCACTCGGCGGCGAACGCGCTCGTTCCGACACACGCCGGCTCGGTCAAGCCGACGGCGCGATACCCGCGTTCGACCGCCCCGGGACTCGTCAGCGACGACCGGGACATGCTGCTTGTCGGCATCGACAGCGTCACCGGCTTCGACGCGCCGATGGCCGCCGACCATCTCTCGGCCGTCGGCGTCCCCTTCGACGTGCGCGGTGAGACCGTCCGCTTCCCCAAATCGTTCCCGCAGGACGCGGACGTGACACGCTATGCCCGCGCGCTTGACCGCGACGAGTCGGTCGACGACGGGACCGTTCGGGAAGTGCTTGCCGACCGCGTCGAGGCCGTCCTCGAAGACGAGCGCCGCGTCGGCTTCCCGGCGATGCTGGGCGACTCTCGTCACGAAGCCGTCCGGACGGAGTTACAGGACCGGCTCGGCGTCGACGTCTTCGAAGTGCCCACCGGGCCGCCGAGCCTTCCGGGACTGCGTTTGGAGGACGCCCTCTACGACGCGGCCGAGGACGCTGGCGTCCGGATCACGTCCGGCAACCCGATCGTCGACTTCGACGCCGACGGCGGCCGGGTCCAACAGGTGCTCATGGACCGGCTGGGCTCGGAGGTCGCCTACGAGGCCCAGCAGTACGTGCTGGCGACCGGCGGCCCCGTCGGCGGCGGGATCGAGTCCGACCGGGACGTCGTCGAGGAGTCGATCTTCGGTCTGCCGGTTGAGCACCCCGAGGATCGCTACGAGTGGTTCGACGACGACGTCTGGGGCGACCACGCCTACACGGAGTTCGGCGTCTCCGTCGACGACGATCTGCGCCCGGTCGCGGGCGAGGAGGTACAGTTCGAGAACCTTCGCGCCGCCGGCAATGTGATCGGCGGCTACGACTTCGCCACCGAGAAATCCGGCTGTGGCGTCTCGCTGGCCACGGGCTACGTGGCCGGCAGTGAGGCAGGTGAGTTGACATGA